A window of Rutidosis leptorrhynchoides isolate AG116_Rl617_1_P2 unplaced genomic scaffold, CSIRO_AGI_Rlap_v1 contig492, whole genome shotgun sequence genomic DNA:
CTATCATTTCAAATTGTTTActtgatttcaaaaaaaaaaaaaaaaagtttacaaTAAAAATGATCATTGTAATCAACATTGTAGGAGCCATAAGTTCATCTCTCCTGCAGCGAGCTTGAATATCTCTTCTACTGACAATGCATGTTCTTGAAAGTGAGTTACACTCGCCTGATTCACCGAACAATCTACTGATGAGTAACTtcaataaactatatatatatatatacacacacatacatatatacatatgcatagtaAAATAATCACGTTTTCATAACATCTGCCTTGATCAATTTAACTCTCAATTTTTACTCCTGATTCAGGTTTGATGTATCCATTTCAAAATTATACCAAAATTTTAAAGTGGGCTAGTAGTTTTCAATGCatgtagaatgaaagagatatTTGATATTGTAAAAAAGGTTTGAAAAGAGCGAAATATCCTCAGGTAATACAAGCTACAAACCTTCCGGCACTTATTTGCAAAAGGTACAACTAGTTAAAGCGCACATTTTTTTTCGCATTCTacatttgtaagatgtatcatttctaaaataaagaaacaaaactAACAGAAAGAATGATTATAACGGACTTACTTGGGCATGGATCATGTACATGCTTCGATGTTGATCTGAAGAAATTTGAGCTGACATCACAATTAAATTATGCTTTTCGAGTATGTAGAAGATGGTAGTCAGCAATCCCGAACTCTTAGGGGTACAAATATTGAAATGTGCATCATATCCACAAGTACTTATGACGACATTTGGTGAAAGCCATGTTTGAAAGAATGATGGGGAGAGGTTCAGCGTCGTCGATGAAACTAAGGATGATGAGAATGTCTCTGATGGTCCTTGATCAGCCAAACATGCCTCCCTCGAATATTCCAAAGATTGTGATTTTGTTGATGTGATTATTGTCGAATTATGACTAAATTGAACAGCCGTTGGAGGTGTAGCCTTGAGCTTTTGTTGCTTTTGCTTTTCAAGTGTTTCGAGTGTGTTTTCAAGTGTCTTGATGTAATTCACAGCTTCGTCGACAATGGTAGATTTGTCTGCCTGCATGCATCAGTTCTCCATAGTTAGTCTAAATTTTGAAACGAAATTACATtgttctatacatatatatatagaaatatatgtcTTCAATTTAATAGAAGTAAATCACGATGAGCATGCGAAAAGAACAACGTTTTCGTACAGCAAGGAAATCACGATGAGCATGCGAAAAGAACAACGTTTTCTTACATTtggtgattttattttatttttgataaAGGAGGAAATTTTTATTAAAAGATTAATTAAGTGGTCGAGTTTAATTATATCGGCCTATGATATCTCCGGATGAAAGACTAGTCCTCCAAATTAGGTAAACACCGTAGGTGCGACCGATAGACGTCTTTTGTGAATTTAGTTACAAATTTTGATTAAAGGAATGTGATGACTGAGTAAATTCAATAAAACTCAAAAGATCTATCATCTATCACATATAGTTCATGCCTATTCATGTTCAGAGACAACTCCCTAATTGTTTACTTTTGTTGTAGACTAATTATCTACACCTACAAAATGGTCTTTCACAATTGATCGATAATTGAAGTCACTCATCAACACGATCAATGAAGCATAAAGTCATATTTGAATATGTACATTACAACAATATTGCTACTGATCATAACTATTACTAGTAAAGTTTCTAGGGTACAAAATTGTTTTAAAGGTGACTTGAAGTTAGATCTCCATCTCAACACATAATGGCATAGAGGGCATGGAGACGATAGTAATGTTGGGGATTCAATCTTGTGATTCCAATACAAAACGAATGTAATTAACCATTTTAGAACTTTATTATAATTACATTGCTTTTTTTACTCTGTTTACTTAATTTCCGGGTGATTTTATTTTTTAATCGGGATTAGTTAATTTCCGGGTGATTTATTTACTATGAAGGTTCTCTTCTCTTACATATACCTTCCTaataaatgaagtacaaaatcagtGACTCAAATAGTCTATGCTTATCTTTGTGGATGAAATCCTAAGATTTAAAGGAATATTATGACAAATTAAGAATGTGATGTGTAAATTTTATCAAGCTCAAAAGATTATATGTAGCTGAATTTTAGGTTTTCAGACACATTAAAACTTAACTTGTTAAAACAAATAATAGATAAAGATATCATTGGTGAAAGAATGTATATTTTATGTCACATAAAAAAGATTTGGGTCTGCTAAAAAGAAGTAAGAAAAAAGAAATCCACAAACAACCACATCCATCCAATTAACTAATAGAAATTCCTTCTACCCAAAATTGAAGAGTCGCAaacaaaaaacaaagaaaaatGAATTACTAATATATACGTAGATACCTTGGCAGAAAGTTGTGGAAGCAAAGAATGAAGATTAGAAAACATGTTTCTCATTTTCTTTCTCCTTTCTCTCTCAGTCCAGATATGTATCTCATGTTCGGCTTCGTCACCATCAATCGCCTGAtcatgattcacagaattgtgattTCCTTTTGCACATCTCTTCTGACCCACCACTACTGAAATTGGCGGCTCTTCATCAGTAACCATCAtacaattatttttattattatcagagCCAGTTTTCATGGCCAACTTCTTTATACCACAATTAGAAGATTCATCGTTGAGCTTAGTAGAAACTCATGTCTGATCTCtcattttgttatttttttttcaatGGAAAGAATATTGAAAGTGAATTAAATTCTTTTTTTTTGGAAGAGAGAGAGCTTTTATAATTCTATCTATATGAAGAAAATTAAAAAGAATATTGTAGAGAGAAAGTTACAAATACGTTTGCGTAAGGAGTATGTAGGAATGAGAGAATATGATGACTGAGTGAATAAAAACAAAACACAATCATGAGATTATGCCGTTATTTGGCTTCCAAACAAAAAATACACTCTAAACATAAAACGGAAATTTTACCGCGTCTCTGTGGGCCCCTACAATATCACCATCTAAACTAAACTAAACCCCTTTTATTATTAAATTTCCAAAGTAATTAAAATGTTTATTTTTTAGGCattttcaaaataagattattTAAAGTAAGTGAATGTTGCAAATTACCTAGTGATCTAAAATAGTTAAGGTATGTCTTCTTTCTCCAAAAGTTGAAAGTCCAACGTGAAAGATAAAAATATAAGTGAAATGTATGTACATAAATTCCTGTTCTGTTGTATATTTGTTTCTTATCTCAACGAGTTATTAAATTATGTACTTTttatttttagtaaaaaaaaaactgACTAAATTTAAAATAAGAAATGTGAATCCGAGTGAAGGTTTCTAGGAATTTGGTAAAATTAGGAATGGCCAGATGTCCTCTATCCAAGCAAACGTAGACGCGTCGAACAAATGTCTTTCTCAGCTATGCAAAAGCCAGGTTAGTAAAACGGGCCTTTATATAAGAATATAATTATTTTCGAAAGCTAATTACTATATTCAAGATGAAATtttcatattttttaaaaatatcattaattcaatatataaattatttttattttataattttattatttttattttttattaaaatattaatcgTATGTATATATAAAGTTAGTGGAATGTAAAAGTGAAAAAAATATATTGATATTCTCAAAACATTAACTATTTAAAGGTAAAAAAAAACTTCACAAACGTCATCTATTTATATAcgaaaaacttattattattattattatttttatatcatttcttttataaaaaaattgaACTTTTTACTCCTGGTGTTTTTACTTTGACCTTGAAATTAACATGGGAGTACAACACTAGAATTGAATAAGTAGCTATCCATGCATACACACATGATCTTTCTCTGTTGAGGAATAAAAACTTCAGTTTTGGGTCGGTTCCATTTTTGAAAAAGCTTTTATCAATTCTTTATAATGATTGCATTACAGAGGGCGTAAGTTACAAACTTTTGATAATTGTTATCATTTTAAAAGCAATATAAAAGAGCTGGAACTTTTGGTCTCATCTGAATATCAATAATCATTACGAAACCAACTCAATCACATATACAGTCATCTTTTGCGCATCGCCCTTCACAGAGATATATGGATGAATTTTAGCTTGAGGCGGAATCGATATATTTATCACTATCAAATGTATGattgataaaaaaaatttaatcTAAAACTATATAGTTTATTTTAGTAAAATTTTAAAAATGTTCTCTAGCTCTCCTTGCCCTCCTTTATGTCTGTCACCGTAAATCAATGACCCCGCCGCTAAAGTTATGACTTGTGGATAGTAAATTAACTATGATGTACGGTCGAGAAAACGCAACAATTTTTAATCAGACTTGAGGATAGTAAAACCATCTTGTTTGTCTTCAAATGCTTTCCTGCAACATGATGGACATAAATTGAATTAGCCATATAAAACTTTCATAACAAAGAAAGGGTAGTCCAAATCCAATCCTTAATTTGAAATTTGAAAGGGTTAAGTGTTTGAAATATGTGGAATGCTGAGATTTTCACATACCTCTAGGAgtgatactccctccgtctcaaaatAGATACAAATTTTTCAATAAATTGCATATAAAAATTTGCATTTAttttgagacggaggtagtattaaCTAGTCCAACAGTAGGCTCTCAATTTGGAGGTTATTGAGATTGTGTGTATGGAGTGGATCTTTCTTTGGCGTGAAGTTTATTTCTCAAGATCAGAGACGACATTTTCTATTTTTACATATTAAGAAGCCATGCTTTGCTTTAGCAAAAGTCTTACAATTTATATTGGCCCAAACTATATTATGGGTTTCTATGATTTCATTTTCTCATCCACAAAAAACCCCAAGTTTTTACAGATTTTCTTTAGAAAAACAATGTTATCGATGAAATTAATTTGTCCCTCACACTAACATCGTTAGTTTTATCCTGGCAAGCCAAATCACTTACAACAGGACACGTGGAAATCCTACATTGGCCACACAAGCCACatatattttttctttcttttttgatAAAAgagtaaatatattttataaattaattaggtGGTCAAGTTCGCAGATGTCAGCTATCCCCGAACAGCCGGATAAAATCATTTGGGAGAACTGTACATGAGAGGGATAGCGTCATCCAAAAACGAACTACTGGTGGAGGATAACCTTAGTTACAAATGATAAACTATCGATGAAGCGAAAACAATGTCAAAAGATGGTATCTAGCTATTTCAGTTTTAATATGAATTACTTTCGAAGATATTGATAGATCTTCCATGCCCTTGCAACATTTGAGTGAAAGAAGAAAACTTAAACTCTGCAAGTACCATAGTTGCAGTGATAACTGATGTGCGCTGGTGGACAGTATCATGGGAACGACTAGCGACCAATTTCTAATCCAGCTACCGCGAAACCAGTATGCATCAATAGAAAAACCAGTGTACCAAAAAGCATCAGTAATCTAGATGTAACCGGTCCTTCAATCAGTGTAGCGAAAATCAGTAGCAATCAAATCATCCAATCTATTTGCATCCAATATATATTCCTGCTTCAGCCTCAAGCTGTACACAGCCAACTTTCAGTCGAACCTGTAATTGTTCTTCAGACATTCGTACTAGAGCAAAGGATAAGAGCAATTCAAAAACCAACCAAAGCATGAACCTGCTTCCATCATTTCCACCATTCTTTATATTCCGTCAATTGCAATCAAATTTTCCACAAAGATAACCTTTTGACACTAACACTACTTGCATATATACATACAATATTGCACTTAGTTCCACACTCCACCAGTTTACCATCAGAATCCACATCCTTCCAATGAACCCCACTTTCATTCCATAATCTTTTCCTTTTTTTTTAAGTTGATCGCAGCCCTCGAGAATTCCATGGTAGAAGGCTGAATTTTGATGCACTCAAAACTGTCGAAAAAATACACAAGTGTCTTCCAATGCCGTGGAGTAAGATGTTTTCAGAAATAACTTATTTTTCAGCCCAAACTCAATCAACTCAGCACCTTCTTGTTGCAGATCGTAAATAATTATTTCTTAGGAAGGTTTCAACTTTTGCCTATCGTTACACCTTACTATATCAGAAGTAGAAGACGATTCAAAGGAATTTGAAGAAATCAGAGAACCACCAGCAACCGGTATCCTCTTATATTTTGGGGAGTTTGCCTTCTTTGAAATAATCTTTGATAATTGCTTGAAGAGTTTTACCAGATGGGGATCATTTCTTGGTATCTAATTATTTTCTAGAAAGTATATCAGCTTCTTACTCAGGAACACCAAAAGACTTAGAGGAGAATCTGCATTAATTAGGACATTGGTAAATTCTGTAATGAAATAGGCTGGTGTAGTACCCAAGGGA
This region includes:
- the LOC139884026 gene encoding transcription factor bHLH95; its protein translation is MVTDEEPPISVVVGQKRCAKGNHNSVNHDQAIDGDEAEHEIHIWTERERRKKMRNMFSNLHSLLPQLSAKADKSTIVDEAVNYIKTLENTLETLEKQKQQKLKATPPTAVQFSHNSTIITSTKSQSLEYSREACLADQGPSETFSSSLVSSTTLNLSPSFFQTWLSPNVVISTCGYDAHFNICTPKSSGLLTTIFYILEKHNLIVMSAQISSDQHRSMYMIHAQADASVTHFQEHALSVEEIFKLAAGEMNLWLLQC